One part of the Microtus ochrogaster isolate Prairie Vole_2 chromosome 18, MicOch1.0, whole genome shotgun sequence genome encodes these proteins:
- the Dnd1 gene encoding dead end protein homolog 1, with protein sequence MQSKRECEQWCQRVNPENKAALEAWVRETGIRLVQVNGQRKYGGPPPGWVGSPPPSGSEVFIGRLPQDVYEHQLIPLFQRVGRLYEFRLMMTFSGLNRGFAYARYSSRRGAQAAIATLHNHQLRPSCQLLVCRSTEKCELTVDGLPPSLNRRTLLLALQPLGPSLQETLLLPSPGSAPSQIALLKFSTHRAAAMAKKALVEGQSRLCGEQVAVEWLKPDLKQHFRQQLAGPSLRLLQPDGSQQSRDRLGFQGARAALQLLCQRMKLGSPVFLTKCLGTGPAGWHRFWYQVVIPGHPVPFSGLIWVVLASGWQDGHEVAKDAVSAQLLETLSESRTSLWSPGAEAGTMVKQ encoded by the exons ATGCAGTCGAAACGTGAGTGTGAG CAATGGTGCCAGAGGGTGAATCCAGAGAACAAGGCAGCCCTGGAGGCGTGGGTAAGAGAGACTGGCATCCGCCTGGTGCAGGTCAACGGGCAAAGAAAGTATGGCGGGCCACCCCCAG GCTGGGTGGGCAGCCCGCCACCTTCAGGGTCCGAGGTGTTTATTGGACGACTACCCCAGGACGTGTATGAGCACCAGCTGATCCCGCTCTTCCAGCGCGTGGGGCGTCTCTACGAGTTCCGCCTAATGATGACCTTCAGTGGCTTGAACCGCGGCTTTGCCTATGCGCGCTACAGCTCACGGCGCGGTGCCCAGGCCGCCATTGCCACTCTGCACAACCACCAGCTGCGCCCTTCTTGCCAGCTTCTGGTGTGCAGAAGCACCGAGAAGTGCGAGCTGACAGTAGACGGGCTGCCACCGAGCTTGAACCGCCGCACGCTACTGCTCGCCCTCCAACCTCTGGGTCCCAGCCTGCAGGAGACATTGCTGCTACCCAGCCCTGGGTCGGCGCCCTCTCAGATTGCACTGCTCAAGTTCAGCACACACCGAGCCGCTGCCATGGCCAAAAAGGCCCTGGTAGAAG GGCAGTCCCGCCTTTGTGGAGAACAGGTGGCTGTCGAGTGGCTCAAGCCAGACCTGAAGCAGCACTTCCGCCAGCAGCTTGCAGGTCCCTCACTGCGACTTCTCCAGCCTGATGGCAGCCAGCAGAGCAGGGACAGGCTAGGGTTCCAAGGGGCTCGGGCCGCTCTGCAGCTGCTGTGTCAGCGAATGAAGCTGGGCAGCCCAGTGTTCCTTACCAAGTGTTTAGGCACAGGGCCCGCTGGCTGGCATCGCTTTTGGTACCAGGTTGTGATCCCTGGACACCCAGTGCCTTTCAGTGGCCTCATTTGGGTTGTGCTGGCCTCTGGTTGGCAGGATGGGCATGAGGTGGCCAAGGATGCTGTTTCTGCGCAGTTGCTGGAAACACTGAGTGAGTCTAGGACCAGCTTGTGGTCTCCTGGGGCTGAAGCAGGTACCATGGTTAAGCAGtga
- the Wdr55 gene encoding WD repeat-containing protein 55, producing MDRRCEESPSENSSNEEDLDSTKAAPRIRDTPEDIVLEAPASGLAFHPTRDLLAAGDVDGDVFVFSYSCQEGETKELWSSGHHLKSCRAVGFSEDGQKLVTVSKDKAIHVLDVERGQLERRISKAHSAPINSLLLVDENVLVTGDDTGGIRLWDQRKEGPLMDMRQHEEYIADMALDPAKKLLLTASGDGCLGVFNIKRRRFELLSEPQSGDLTSITLMKYGKKVACGSSEGTIYLFNWNGFGATSDRFALRAESIDCMVPVTENLLCTGSTDGTIRAVNILPNRVVGTVGQHVGEPVEELALSHCGQFLASSGHDQRLKFWNMTQLRAVVVDDYRRRKKKGGPLRALSSKAWSTDDFFAGLREDGEDAKAPEVAKDSDDDSD from the exons ATGGATCGCAGGTGTGAGGAGAGTCCCTCAGAGAACTCTAGCAATGAAGAAGACCTTGACTCCACGAAGGCAGCGCCCCGGATCCGTGATACCCCAGAAGACATCGTGCTGGAAGCCCCAGCCAGTGGCCTGGCGTTCCATCCCACCCGAGATCTGCTGGCAGCAGGGGACGTAGACGGGGACGTGTTCGT ctTCTCATACTCTTGTCAGGAGGGCGAAACCaaggaactctggtcctcaggacaCCACCTCAAGTCCTGCAGAGCTGTGGGCTTCTCAGAGGATGGGCAGA AACTTGTCACTGTCTCTAAGGACAAAGCAATCCACGTATTAGATGTCGAACGAGGACAGTTGGAAAGACGAATTTCCAAGGCTCACAG TGCCCCCATTAACAGTCTGCTGCTTGTGGATGAGAATGTTCTAGTCACTGGGGATGACACAGGTGGTATCCGGCTCTGGGACCAGCGGAAAGAGGGCCCTCTCATGGATATGCGGCAGCATGAGGAGTACATTGCCGACATGGCTCTAGACCCAGCCAAAAAGCTGCTGCTGACAGCCAG TGGGGATGGCTGCCTTGGTGTCTTCAACATCAAGAGACGCCGATTTGAGTTACTCTCAGAGCCTCAGTCAGGCGACCTAACCTCCATCACCCTCATGAAA TATGGGAAGAAGGTGGCCTGTGGATCTAGCGAAGGTACCATCTACCTCTTCAATTGGAATGGTTTTGGGGCCACAAGTGACCGCTTTGCCCTGAGGGCAGAGTCCATTGACTGCATGGTTCCAGTCACCGAGAACCTGCTGTGCACTGGCTCCACTGATGGGACCATCAG GGCTGTGAATATCTTGCCAAACCGAGTGGTAGGCACTGTGGGCCAGCATGTTGGAGAGCCTGTGGAGGAGCTAGCCCTGTCCCATTGTGGCCAATTTTTGGCCAGTAGTGGCCATGACCAGCGACTCAAATTTTGGAACATGACTCAGCTGCGGGCTGTGGTTGTGGACGACTATCGGCGACGCAAGAAAAAGGGAGGACCGCTTCGTGCCTTGAGCAGTAAGGCCTGGAGCACTGACGACTTCTTTGCAGGGctgagagaagatggggaggatgCCAAAGCTCCAGAGGTGGCGAAGGACAGCGATGACGACAGTGACTGA